From a single Nicotiana tabacum cultivar K326 chromosome 8, ASM71507v2, whole genome shotgun sequence genomic region:
- the LOC107764944 gene encoding uncharacterized protein LOC107764944 — MEKIVFSFSAQAKKIADGLDHYNSTILNCMILVLVITFQEFRSCFSSLIRVTLSFVFTPCKKSDNAETTSSTAKNNCRSEIVATNIKALLDEDDVEIVLDTLLTFCNSNGDDFDKVGLAEVFCSFDETEPSLEEVKEAFNMFDENGDGYIDANELKKVIYKMGFLEFSLEDCQRMIVPFDDNTDGKIEFAEFLKLLE; from the coding sequence ATGGAGAAGATCGTCTTTTCATTCTCAGCTCAGGCCAAGAAGATAGCTGATGGACTCGATCATTATAATTCCACCATCTTAAATTGTATGATTCTCGTCTTAGTAATCACATTTCAGGAATTTcgttcttgcttttcttctttaattcgaGTCACTCTTTCTTTCGTTTTTACTCCATGTAAGAAGTCTGATAATGCTGAAACAACTTCTTCAACGGCGAAAAATAACTGTCGATCTGAAATTGTTGCTACTAATATTAAGGCACTATTGGATGAAGATGATGTTGAGATTGTACTAGATACACTATTGACTTTTTGTAACTCAAACGGGGATGATTTTGATAAGGTAGGATTGGCTGAGGTTTTTTGTTCGTTCGACGAAACAGAGCCTAGTTTAGAAGAAGTTAAAGAAGCTTTTAATATGTTTGATGAGAATGGAGATGGCTATATTGATGCAAATGAGCTAAAGAAAGTCATTTACAAGATGGGTTTCTTGGAATTTTCATTGGAAGATTGCCAGAGGATGATTGTGCCATTTGATGATAACACAGATGGAAAAATTGAATTTGCTGAATTTCTGAAGCTCCTGGAGTAA
- the LOC107830543 gene encoding chlorophyll a-b binding protein 4, chloroplastic: MATVTSQASAVFRPTASKTRFLSGASGKLNREVFFKPSTSSCNSFKVEAKKGEWLPGLTSPTYLDGRLAGDNGFDPLGLAEDPENLKWFVQAELVNGRWAMLGVAGMLLPEVLTSAGLLNVPKWYDAGKSEYFASSSTLFVIEFILFHYVEIRRWQDIKNPGSVNQDPIFKSYSLPPNEVGYPGGIFNPLNFAPSLEAKEKEIANGRLAMLAFLGFIVQHNVTGKGPFDNLLQHLSDPWHNTIIQTFAN; encoded by the exons ATGGCCACCGTCACATCGCAAGCCTCCGCCGTCTTCCGGCCAACCGCCTCCAAGACAAGGTTCCTCAGTGGAGCATCTGGTAAACTAAACAGGGAGGTGTTTTTTAAACCATCAACTTCATCTTGCAACTCGTTCAAAGTTGAAGCCAAGAAAGGTGAATGGCTTCCAGGCTTAACCTCTCCTACTTATCTTGATGGCAG ACTCGCTGGTGACAATGGTTTCGATCCATTGGGACTTGCTGAGGACCCAGAAAACTTGAAATGGTTCGTTCAAGCCGAGCTAGTGAACGGTCGATGGGCTATGTTGGGTGTTGCTGGAATGCTACTGCCTGAGGTTCTCACTAGTGCTGGACTCCTTAACGTACCAAAATGGTATGATGCTGGAAAATCTGAGTACTTTGCATCTTCATCAACTCTGTTCGTGATCGAGTTCATATTGTTTCACTACGTCGAAATTCGACGTTGGCAAGACATTAAGAATCCAGGAAGTGTTAATCAAGATCCTATTTTCAAGAGCTATAGCTTGCCTCCTAATGAAGTTGGTTACCCTGGTGGTATTTTCAATCCACTTAACTTTGCTCCCTCATTGGAGGCTAAGGAGAAGGAAATTGCTAATG GGAGATTGGCAATGTTGGCATTTTTAGGATTTATAGTGCAGCACAATGTGACAGGAAAGGGACCATTTGACaacttgttgcagcatctttcaGACCCATGGCACAATACCATTATCCAAACATTCGCCAACTAA